One part of the Sulfolobus tengchongensis genome encodes these proteins:
- a CDS encoding IS110 family transposase: MQQIKLKTFGIDVGESKIVVTKVKLEQQGEQLIERESETREFKYDNEGIQQLINFLGDYKEGIMEATGVYFYYLYDKLTQKGYNIGVVNPLQLREILGKKTDELDSKRLALAYAIGAIKTSYIPKENERELRELERHRKQLEERITQIKNMIRKTLQTAGYKIEPFNKEGRQILDKLVKGQELTNEEKEKLKNLLGRKLNKGEVLILKQLVEEMNMVEGQVKEIDDMIATLIPKATLAELLKIPGIGFTTASTILGEVGDISRFSNSKAFCSYAGLSPRTKQSGEFLSHNGLIPGNKYLRRVFFLAAVRVDGKFNEFYTRIKERSGSGKKALVAVANKLARIVFHVLRDGVYKGDSKKVVRVRKGREPSVDGDSTLSSALDKL; the protein is encoded by the coding sequence GTGCAACAAATAAAATTAAAAACCTTTGGAATTGACGTTGGAGAATCAAAAATAGTAGTGACAAAAGTAAAACTAGAACAACAAGGGGAACAATTAATAGAGAGAGAAAGTGAGACAAGAGAATTCAAATACGACAACGAAGGAATACAACAACTCATAAACTTCCTAGGAGACTACAAGGAAGGAATAATGGAAGCAACTGGAGTATACTTCTACTACCTATACGACAAGCTAACACAAAAAGGATACAACATAGGAGTAGTAAACCCATTACAATTAAGAGAAATACTTGGAAAGAAAACAGACGAACTAGACTCAAAAAGACTAGCACTAGCATACGCAATAGGAGCGATAAAAACATCATACATACCAAAAGAAAACGAAAGAGAACTAAGAGAACTAGAAAGACACAGAAAACAACTAGAGGAGAGAATAACACAAATAAAAAACATGATAAGAAAAACATTACAAACAGCAGGATACAAGATAGAACCATTCAACAAAGAAGGAAGACAAATACTAGACAAACTAGTAAAGGGACAAGAACTAACCAATGAGGAGAAAGAGAAACTAAAGAACTTATTAGGGAGAAAACTAAACAAGGGTGAAGTATTAATTTTGAAACAACTAGTAGAAGAGATGAATATGGTTGAAGGGCAAGTTAAGGAGATTGATGACATGATTGCCACTCTAATCCCCAAGGCTACTCTTGCAGAACTACTCAAAATTCCCGGAATAGGTTTTACCACAGCCTCAACTATTTTGGGAGAGGTTGGTGATATTTCTCGATTCTCAAACTCTAAGGCTTTTTGCTCTTATGCAGGCCTTTCTCCAAGAACTAAGCAGAGTGGTGAGTTCTTGAGCCACAATGGGTTGATTCCGGGTAATAAGTATTTGAGGCGTGTTTTCTTTCTTGCTGCTGTTAGGGTTGATGGTAAGTTTAATGAGTTTTATACTAGAATTAAGGAGAGGAGTGGGAGTGGTAAGAAGGCTCTTGTTGCTGTTGCTAATAAGCTTGCTAGGATTGTGTTTCACGTTTTACGTGATGGTGTTTATAAAG